The Couchioplanes caeruleus nucleotide sequence GCACCTGGCCGCCTCGAAGGAGTGCACGGACGCGCTCGTCGACCGCAAGGTCACCGGCATCGCGTACGAGACCGTCGAGCTGCCCGACCGGTCGCTGCCGCTGCTCGCCCCGATGTCCGAGGTCGCCGGGCGGCTGGCCCCGCAGGTCGGCGCGTACCACCTGATGCGCTCCGGCGGGGGCCGCGGCGTGCTGATGGGCGGCGTCCCCGGCGTGTACGCGGCCAAGGTCGTGGTCATCGGCGCCGGCGTGTCCGGCATGAACGCGGCGGCGATCGCGCTGGGCATGCAGGCCGAGGTGCTCGTGCTCGACAAGAACATCGCCCGGCTGCGCGCGGCCGACGCCGACTACCGCGGTCACCTGCAGACGATCGCGTCGAACGCGTACGAGATCGAGAAGGCCGTCATCGACGCCGACCTGGTGATCGGCGCGGTGCTGGTGCCCGGCGCGAAGGCCCCGAACCTGATCTCCAACGAGCTCGTGTCGCGGATGAAGCCGGGCAGCGTGCTCGTCGACATCGCGATCGACCAGGGCGGCTGCTTCGAGGACTCGCGGCCCACCACGCACGCCGACCCGGTCTACCAGGTCCACGAGTCGATGTTCTACTGCGTGGCGAACATGCCCGGCGCGGTGCCGCACACCAGCACGTACGCGCTGACCAACGTGACCCTGCCGTACGCGCTGGAGCTGGCCAACCGCGGCTGGCGCGACGCGCTGCGGGCCGACCCGGCGCTGGCCCTGGGCCTCAACACGCACGCCGGCCACGTGACGTACGGCCCGGTCGCCGAGGCGCACGGCATGAGCGCGCTCACCCTCGACGAGGTGCTGAGCTGAGCCTGACCGCGGCGGAAGACCGAAGCGAAAACAGATGACAGCACCGGCGTTGCGGCGGGCCGTGCGGACGTACCTCGATCACCTCACGGTCGAGCGCGGCCTGTCCCGCAACACCCTGGCGTCGTACCGCCGGGACCTGGACCGCTATCTGGAGTCGCTGACCGCGGCCGGCATCACCGAGCTGGCCGCGGTCACCCCCGCCGACCTGACCCGGCACCTCGTGCAGCTGCGCGAGGGCACACCCGAGCACCCGGCGCTGTCGGCGGCCTCCGCGGCCCGGGCGGTCAGCGCCGTCCGCGGCCTGCACCGCTTCGCGGCGCGCGAGGGCATCACCGGCCACGACGTCAGCCGCGACGTCAAGCCGCCCGCGCCGCCGAAGCGCCTGCCCAAGGCCCTCGACGTCGAGCAGGTGTCGCGGCTGCTGTCCGCCGTCACCGGCGAGGAGCCGCTCGCCCTGCGCGACCGGGCGCTGCTGGAATTCCTGTACGGCACCGGCGCGCGCATCTCCGAGGCGGTCGGGCTCGCCGTCGACGACCTCGACACCTCGGTGGTGACGCTGCACGGCAAGGGCGGCCGGACCCGGCTCGTGCCGCTGGGCTCGTACGCCCGCGCCGCGCTGGACGCGTATCTGGTCAGGGCCCGGCCCGTGCTCATCGCGGCGGGCAGGGGCACCCCGGCGGTGTTCCTCAACGCGCGCGGGGGAGCGCTGTCGCGGCAGAGCGCCTGGACGGTCCTGCGCCGGGCCGCGGCCGCCGCCGGGCTGCCGGTGGACGGAGCGCACGCCGTGTCCCCGCACACACTGCGGCACTCGTACGCGACCCACCTGCTCGACGGCGGCGCCGACGTCCGCGTGGTGCAGGAGCTGCTCGGGCACGCCTCGGTGACGACCACGCAGGTCTACACGCTGGTGACAGTGGACCGGCTGCGTGAGGTGTACGCCACCGCACACCCGCGCGCTCGTTAGGCGATGCGCACGAGTCCACGACACGCCACCACGACACGCCGAACGGGTGACCCGGGATGGGCAGCCCTCGTGGCGTACAGTCGGGCATCGGCTCCGGCTGCGGGTCGAGAGGGGGCTAGCGGGACATGGCGGGACACGAGCAGCGCGCGGAGGCCTGGACCTCGGCCCTGAGGGATCAGCAGAATTCCCTCGACCTGGGCGCGGACCTGGGCCCGGCGGATCCTACGGCGTACACGATGCGCCGGCCGATCCCCGAGCCGATGCCGACGGACCGGCACGGCCCGGCGCGGATCATCGCACTCGCCAACCAGAAGGGCGGCGTCGGCAAGACCACGACGACGATCAACCTGGGCGCGGCGCTGGCCGAGTACGGCCGCAAGGTCCTGCTCGTCGACTTCGACCCGCAGGGCGCCTGCTCGGTCGGGCTCGGCGTGAACCCGCACAACCTCGACCTGAGCGTCTACAACCTGCTCATGCAGGACGACGTCACCGCCGAGGACGTCATCATCAAGACCGACGTGGCCGGCCTGCACCTGCTGCCGGCCAACATCGACCTGTCCGCGGCCGAGATCCAGCTGGTCAACGAGGTCGCCCGGGAAATGGCCCTGGCGCGGGTCCTGCGCACTGTGCGCAAGGAATACGACTTCATCCTCATCGACTGCCAGCCGTCGCTGGGCCTGCTCGCGATCAACGCACTGACCATCGCGCACGGCGTGCTCATCCCGCTGGAGTGCGAGTTCTTCAGCCTCCGCGGCGTGGCGCTGCTGCTGGACACCATCGACAAGGTCCGCGAGCGGCTCAACTTCGACCTCGAGCTCGAGGGCATCCTCGCCACCATGTACGACTCCCGCACCACGCACTGCCGCCAGGTGCTGCAGCGCGTCGTGGAGGCATTCGGCGACAAGGTGTACCAGACGGTCATCACCAAGACGGTGAAGTTCCCCGAGTCCACGGTGGCCGGCGCGCCGATCACCACCCTGGACCCGGCGTCCTCCGGCGCCCGCAACTACCGCCAGCTCGCCCGCGAGGTCATCGCCGCGAAGGTGGAGCGAGGCTAGGAGTGCTCTTCGCCCTCGGCGAGCCGGTCGCGTTCGCCGCGCTCGTCGTCGCCTTCCTGCTCGGGCTCGTGCTGCGCGCGGTGGCGATCCGGCTCACCGCCCGCAGCCTCGGCCTGGCCGACCGCCGGGAGACCGTCAGCCCGCGCCTGCGCGAGGACATCGACCCGTTCGGCGCGGTCGCGGCCGCCGTCGGCGGCACCGGCTGGGGCAAGGTCATCTCGGTCGACGAGGTGCCCCGCTGGCGCGGCCGGGGACGCGCCGCGGCGGTCTTCCTGGCCGGCCCGCTGACCTGCATCGTCGTGGCCCAGCTCTGCTTCGCCGCGTACGCCTTCAGCACCGGCCTGAACGTGCTCGCCTACCTGCGGCCGGGGGAGATCCTGCACGCCGGCCTCGGCCTGCCGGTGCTCGACCAGGTGCTGCTGTCGCTCGCCACGGGCCTGCTCGCGTTCGGCCTGCTCGCACTGATCCCTATCCCGCCGCTGGACGGGTTCGGGGTGCTCTGGTCGGCGCAGAAGCGGCCCGGGCCGGGCATGCAGTGGATGCGGCTGTGGTTCGAGGACAAGAACCTCGGCGTACTGATCCTGCTCGTCCTCTGCTTCTTCCCGCTGGGCTATCCGCTGCTGCTGACGATCCTGGACGTCCTCGGCGTGCTGTTCCTGCGGATCTGGGGTCAGGTCTGACGCCTGGCGGTCACGGCCACGGTGCTGATGTGGACGGTCACGGTGTCGCCGACGGCCGCCTCGACGCCGGCGAGGACCTCGTCGCGCTGCTCCGGTCGCAGGGAGGTCATGCCTCCCGTGGTGAGCATCTGCTCCAGCCACTCGTCCCGGCTGTAGGCGTGGTCCCACTCGACGTGCCACTGGTCGGGCTCGGCGAAGGCGCCGGACGCCCGCATGCCGTCGGCGGCCCGGGTGAGCAGCGGCTGGTAGCCCGGCACCCCTGGCCGGGCGACCCCGGGCCGCAGTGGCGAGTCGGGCACGACCCGCAGATACGCCTCGGCGGCGGCCTCGGCCACGTCGGCCGGCGGGGCGAAGATGTGCCAGACGGGGGCGAGCAGGCCGCCCGGCCGCAGCACCGCCGCGGCCTTGACCGCGCCCGCGACCGGGTCGATCCAGTGCCAGGCCGTCCCGGCGACGACCGCGTCGAAGGTCCGCCCGGCGGCGTTCCAGTCCTCGAACGGCGCCACCTCGACCTCGAGCCCGGTGCGGCGGGCGAAGGCGGCCATCCGCTCGTCCGGTTCGACGCCGAGCACCGTGCAGCCGGCGCCGCGCAGCTGGCGGGCCTCGATGCCGGTGCCACAGCCGACGTCCAGCAGGTGGCGGCCCGGTGCGGCGGCCACGATCCGGTCCAGGACGACGTCCGGGTAGCGGGGCCGGGCGCGGTCGTAGCGGTCCGGGTCCACGCCGAACGACCGGGACACGTGGTGCTCGCGGTGGGGCTCCGACGGTAGAGTGGGCATGTGCCCATTCATAGTGGGCATGCGCCCACTCGTCAACCGCCCACTCGTCAACCGCCTTCTCGCCGAACGGAAAGTGAGCGTCGCAGGTGCCGACCGGGGTCGCGATCAGAGACGTACGCCAGCAGTTGTTCGACGCGGCCGAGCGGGTGCTGCTGCGCGCCGGCCCGAGCGCGCTGACCAGCCGTA carries:
- the ald gene encoding alanine dehydrogenase produces the protein MKVGIPSEVKNNEFRVAITPAGVFEFTRAGHQVYVQAGAGAGSSISDADYAAAGATVLDGPDDVWATADLVLKVKEPIAEEHARMREGQVLFTYLHLAASKECTDALVDRKVTGIAYETVELPDRSLPLLAPMSEVAGRLAPQVGAYHLMRSGGGRGVLMGGVPGVYAAKVVVIGAGVSGMNAAAIALGMQAEVLVLDKNIARLRAADADYRGHLQTIASNAYEIEKAVIDADLVIGAVLVPGAKAPNLISNELVSRMKPGSVLVDIAIDQGGCFEDSRPTTHADPVYQVHESMFYCVANMPGAVPHTSTYALTNVTLPYALELANRGWRDALRADPALALGLNTHAGHVTYGPVAEAHGMSALTLDEVLS
- a CDS encoding site-specific tyrosine recombinase XerD — encoded protein: MTAPALRRAVRTYLDHLTVERGLSRNTLASYRRDLDRYLESLTAAGITELAAVTPADLTRHLVQLREGTPEHPALSAASAARAVSAVRGLHRFAAREGITGHDVSRDVKPPAPPKRLPKALDVEQVSRLLSAVTGEEPLALRDRALLEFLYGTGARISEAVGLAVDDLDTSVVTLHGKGGRTRLVPLGSYARAALDAYLVRARPVLIAAGRGTPAVFLNARGGALSRQSAWTVLRRAAAAAGLPVDGAHAVSPHTLRHSYATHLLDGGADVRVVQELLGHASVTTTQVYTLVTVDRLREVYATAHPRAR
- a CDS encoding ParA family protein; its protein translation is MAGHEQRAEAWTSALRDQQNSLDLGADLGPADPTAYTMRRPIPEPMPTDRHGPARIIALANQKGGVGKTTTTINLGAALAEYGRKVLLVDFDPQGACSVGLGVNPHNLDLSVYNLLMQDDVTAEDVIIKTDVAGLHLLPANIDLSAAEIQLVNEVAREMALARVLRTVRKEYDFILIDCQPSLGLLAINALTIAHGVLIPLECEFFSLRGVALLLDTIDKVRERLNFDLELEGILATMYDSRTTHCRQVLQRVVEAFGDKVYQTVITKTVKFPESTVAGAPITTLDPASSGARNYRQLAREVIAAKVERG
- a CDS encoding class I SAM-dependent methyltransferase; its protein translation is MPTLPSEPHREHHVSRSFGVDPDRYDRARPRYPDVVLDRIVAAAPGRHLLDVGCGTGIEARQLRGAGCTVLGVEPDERMAAFARRTGLEVEVAPFEDWNAAGRTFDAVVAGTAWHWIDPVAGAVKAAAVLRPGGLLAPVWHIFAPPADVAEAAAEAYLRVVPDSPLRPGVARPGVPGYQPLLTRAADGMRASGAFAEPDQWHVEWDHAYSRDEWLEQMLTTGGMTSLRPEQRDEVLAGVEAAVGDTVTVHISTVAVTARRQT